AATGCACTCGCGCAGATGCAGTAAGCGATCAGAAAATTGAGCAAAAGCGCCCCCGACAGCGTAACCGCGAACAAGATCAGGCGTATGGCCTGGAGCTCCAGCACGCCACCTGCAGATGCGAACCCAATAATTCCGAAGAGCAGCAAAGCCGTAATCCCGTAGTAGATCGCCTTCTGACCGAAAAAAGATACCAGCCGATATCCGAAATAGCTGACCGGTTTGATCAAATACTTGTTAAGACCGCCGTTTTTGATATCGTCGGCAATCTGGTGCTCGAACTGAGTCGCGATCAGCTTGGACACCAATCCCGCCAAGATCGTATACAAAATAATTTGACCGTACGAATACGAGAACAGCGCAGCCTGACCGGAATGCCGGTACACCGCCGTCCAGATGAAATACTGGACAAGAATCGGAAACGCGGCCCCCACTAGACCAAGAAAAAAATGAAAACGGTACTCCATCGAATGCTGGACGCCCATTGAAAACACAGCCTTATACAATTTGCGTCTGTTCATCCGACGGATTCCTTGCGGTAGAGCATCGAAATGCTCTCCTCGATCGCCACGTCCTCGATCGTCCAGTCAACGATCGGAAAGGAATCGAGCACGGCACGCGACACTTCCTTCAACCTGTACTTTGGCAGCTCCAAAACAGCGTTGTAGTCGTCTGCGCTGACGATTTTCCCGAATTTGGCCAACCGCTGCTCGGTAACGGGTTCGGAGAAATGCAGCCTTATAATTTTCTGCTCGTCAAAAAGATCGTTGATTTTGTGAAGATCACCGTCATACAGAATACTGCCTTCATTAATAATGATCGTCCGCTTGCACAGGTCCTCCACATCCTTCATGTAGTGGCTCGTCAGCAGGATCGACGCACCGAACTGTTCATTGTAGTATTTCAGAAACTCCCTGACC
This Paenibacillus sp. JZ16 DNA region includes the following protein-coding sequences:
- a CDS encoding ABC transporter permease, which codes for MNRRKLYKAVFSMGVQHSMEYRFHFFLGLVGAAFPILVQYFIWTAVYRHSGQAALFSYSYGQIILYTILAGLVSKLIATQFEHQIADDIKNGGLNKYLIKPVSYFGYRLVSFFGQKAIYYGITALLLFGIIGFASAGGVLELQAIRLILFAVTLSGALLLNFLIAYCICASAFYLHEISYFFVITSLLVNILSGGMFPLEIFGESVVKALQYTPFPYTIYFPVNILSGKAEAAAMYQGLLVQCGWILLFFWLSRLTWRISMKKYSAAGG